In Ensifer adhaerens, a genomic segment contains:
- a CDS encoding Nicotinamidase-related amidase produces MSDFWPCTPPEKPGKAALVVIDMQVDFCAPGGWVDQLGEDVNNTRSVIPAVAEALKIARGGGLSVYHTREGHKPDLSDLPANKQWRTRVHGLGIGDEGAAGRILVRGEPGFEIVPEVAALPGETVIDKPGKSSFHATDFDARLKAAGITHLIVIGVTSDCCVQSTFRDGFERGYECVILEDCTAAVETPNHQATMDILKAFGGRWGTVSDLAGFRAAVEALHG; encoded by the coding sequence ATGAGCGACTTCTGGCCCTGCACGCCACCGGAAAAGCCCGGCAAGGCCGCTCTCGTCGTGATCGACATGCAGGTGGATTTCTGTGCGCCGGGCGGCTGGGTTGATCAATTGGGCGAGGATGTCAACAACACCCGCTCCGTCATTCCCGCTGTCGCCGAAGCGCTGAAAATCGCGCGTGGCGGCGGCCTTTCGGTCTATCACACCCGCGAGGGCCACAAGCCGGACCTCTCAGACCTGCCCGCCAACAAGCAGTGGCGGACCCGCGTGCACGGTCTCGGCATCGGCGACGAAGGCGCTGCGGGGCGCATCCTTGTGCGCGGCGAGCCGGGCTTCGAGATTGTCCCGGAAGTCGCCGCACTGCCGGGCGAGACGGTGATCGACAAGCCGGGCAAGTCGAGCTTCCACGCCACCGATTTCGATGCGCGGTTGAAGGCAGCCGGCATCACGCATCTCATCGTCATCGGCGTGACGTCAGATTGCTGCGTGCAGTCGACCTTCCGAGACGGTTTCGAACGTGGCTATGAATGCGTGATCCTCGAAGATTGCACGGCCGCCGTCGAGACGCCCAATCATCAGGCGACGATGGATATCCTGAAGGCCTTTGGCGGGCGCTGGGGTACGGTCTCCGATCTCGCCGGCTTCCGCGCTGCCGTGGAGGCGCTTCATGGTTGA
- a CDS encoding Nicotinamidase-related amidase, whose translation MVEPFASIDATPYSWPFDGHWDADDSALLILGFQNGMVAALEAQPELAVAASLVSAAQATGLPIIASRRGRADTLSPVAVRRAAMGPNMGDPVFPPHTPEWQLAGALGLPVDAPIFDHPGDNALYSTGLEAWLRARGIRNLVLAGLPTEGLLHATQRAANDMGFECIAVSDACKGTTDARHQSQLRITAFGNGLFGTVAKSNQIIGALNPS comes from the coding sequence ATGGTTGAGCCCTTCGCAAGCATCGATGCCACGCCTTATTCCTGGCCCTTCGACGGGCACTGGGACGCCGACGATAGCGCGCTGCTTATCCTCGGCTTCCAGAACGGCATGGTCGCCGCCCTTGAAGCGCAGCCGGAACTGGCGGTCGCCGCAAGCCTGGTCAGTGCAGCTCAGGCCACTGGCCTCCCCATCATCGCCAGCCGTCGCGGACGCGCCGATACGCTGTCTCCGGTCGCCGTCCGCCGCGCCGCGATGGGCCCCAACATGGGCGATCCGGTTTTTCCGCCGCACACGCCCGAATGGCAGCTTGCCGGGGCACTGGGCCTGCCGGTGGATGCGCCGATCTTCGACCATCCGGGCGACAACGCCCTTTACTCGACCGGGCTTGAGGCGTGGCTGCGCGCGCGTGGCATCCGCAATCTCGTGCTGGCGGGCCTGCCGACCGAGGGCCTCCTGCACGCGACCCAGCGCGCCGCCAACGACATGGGCTTCGAATGCATCGCCGTCTCCGATGCCTGCAAGGGCACCACAGATGCGCGCCATCAAAGCCAATTGCGCATCACCGCCTTCGGCAACGGGCTTTTCGGCACCGTGGCCAAGTCGAATCAAATCATCGGGGCGCTGAACCCGTCCTGA
- a CDS encoding NAD(P)-dependent dehydrogenase, short-chain alcohol dehydrogenase family, whose translation MIAVLFWPEIWFVSHPKFAELEGKKAIVTGGATGIGRAIALALAAQGVKITICDINPEAANTVAQSIGGHALEIDVRKRPSVDKTFAQAVEIMGGCDILIANAGVSTMQHALEITDEEWDFNFDVNTRGIFLSNQIAARKFVAQGHGTIVNTASLAAKVGAPLLAHYSASKFAVLGWTQALARELAPKGIRVNAVCPGFVKTGMQEREILWEAKLRGVTPERVMEDYIAQTPLGRIETPEDVADVVVFLCSNSARFMTGQGINVTGGVYMT comes from the coding sequence ATGATCGCCGTGTTGTTTTGGCCGGAGATATGGTTCGTGTCACATCCGAAGTTTGCGGAACTCGAGGGAAAGAAGGCGATCGTCACCGGCGGCGCCACGGGAATTGGCCGCGCGATCGCATTGGCGCTGGCCGCTCAGGGTGTGAAAATCACCATCTGCGACATCAATCCCGAGGCTGCGAACACAGTCGCACAATCGATTGGCGGCCACGCGCTGGAGATCGACGTTCGCAAGCGCCCCTCCGTCGACAAGACGTTCGCGCAGGCCGTCGAGATCATGGGCGGCTGCGATATCCTCATTGCCAATGCGGGCGTGTCCACCATGCAGCATGCGCTGGAGATCACCGACGAGGAGTGGGACTTCAATTTCGACGTCAACACCCGCGGCATTTTTCTCTCCAACCAGATCGCGGCGCGCAAGTTCGTCGCGCAAGGCCATGGCACGATCGTCAACACCGCATCACTCGCCGCCAAGGTCGGCGCGCCGCTGCTCGCCCATTACTCCGCCAGCAAGTTCGCCGTTCTCGGCTGGACGCAGGCGCTCGCCCGCGAACTGGCGCCGAAGGGCATCCGCGTCAACGCCGTCTGCCCCGGTTTCGTCAAGACCGGCATGCAGGAGCGCGAAATCCTCTGGGAAGCGAAATTGCGCGGCGTGACGCCGGAGCGCGTCATGGAAGATTACATCGCCCAGACCCCGCTCGGACGGATCGAAACGCCTGAGGACGTTGCAGATGTCGTCGTCTTCCTCTGCTCGAATTCCGCCCGCTTCATGACCGGCCAGGGCATCAATGTCACGGGCGGCGTCTACATGACCTGA
- a CDS encoding multiple sugar transport system permease protein yields MTTRSLAFDTARRGFLLLTLAFFLLPFLWLAMTAYKPSNAIFSIPPHLFFTPTLDQFRNALKIFDVGSLVTSSLLIAGGSMVLSLLLGVPAGYALARSSHPAAMGVAYFFMTIRMVPAVAALIPFYLLMRDIGLIGSWMSVVLINCVLNTAFVSWMMFSYFRGLPKELEEAALTDGCHQFGAFWKVSLPAVRSGIIASALFCVLFSWNDFLFGMFLTRLDSKPISVALLSAYGTKDITWGTLGALAHFSTVPIVLIVLVLNRYFVQGLTKGIN; encoded by the coding sequence ATGACCACACGCTCGCTTGCCTTTGACACCGCCCGCCGCGGCTTCCTGCTGCTGACGCTCGCCTTCTTCCTGCTGCCCTTCCTGTGGCTGGCGATGACGGCCTACAAGCCGTCGAATGCCATCTTCTCCATCCCGCCGCATCTCTTCTTCACGCCGACGCTGGACCAGTTCCGCAATGCTCTCAAGATCTTCGATGTCGGCAGTCTGGTCACATCGAGCCTTCTGATCGCCGGCGGCTCCATGGTGCTCTCCCTCCTGCTCGGCGTGCCGGCCGGCTATGCGCTCGCCCGCTCCAGCCATCCCGCCGCCATGGGTGTGGCCTATTTCTTCATGACGATCCGCATGGTGCCGGCCGTCGCGGCGCTGATCCCGTTCTATCTGCTGATGCGCGATATTGGCCTGATCGGGAGCTGGATGAGCGTGGTGCTGATCAACTGCGTGCTCAACACGGCCTTTGTCAGCTGGATGATGTTCTCCTATTTCCGCGGCCTGCCGAAGGAGCTGGAAGAGGCGGCGCTGACCGATGGCTGCCACCAGTTCGGCGCGTTCTGGAAAGTGTCGCTGCCCGCCGTGCGCTCCGGCATCATCGCGTCTGCACTCTTCTGCGTGCTCTTCTCGTGGAACGACTTCCTCTTCGGCATGTTCCTGACGCGGCTCGATTCCAAGCCGATCTCGGTGGCGCTGCTCTCTGCCTATGGGACCAAGGACATCACCTGGGGGACGCTTGGGGCGCTCGCCCACTTCTCCACCGTGCCGATCGTGTTGATCGTTCTCGTGCTCAACCGCTATTTCGTGCAGGGGTTGACGAAGGGTATCAACTGA
- a CDS encoding multiple sugar transport system ATP-binding protein, with protein sequence MASIVFEGVQKRYPDGYAAIQHLDLTIEDGEFLVLVGPSGCGKSTALRMIAGLEDITGGRLLIGDTLANGLAPRDRDIAMVFQSYALYPHMSVAENIGFGLSVRGTDKAEIDRKVKETAKLLELDAYLHRKPGQLSGGQRQRVAMGRALVRAPKAFLMDEPLSNLDARLRGQMRAEIARLQKLSGITTVYVTHDQIEAMTMGDRVAVMRAGVLQQLGTPRSLYDTPANLFVAGFIGTPSMNFLKAKLERGDGGLVAAAGGFSLPVPEAVIAARPALARHVGKDIVVGVRAEALIASDAANPGHGRIGGTIAFIEDFGATKLVHLDIGGAGKLEEVTAEEDEVSLSGPRLRASVPATHPLRLGEALTLSVNPAELHFFDAETENAIRD encoded by the coding sequence ATGGCGTCCATCGTCTTTGAGGGAGTGCAAAAGCGTTATCCGGACGGATATGCGGCCATCCAGCATCTCGACCTCACCATTGAGGATGGCGAGTTTCTGGTTCTTGTCGGCCCGAGCGGTTGCGGGAAGTCGACGGCGCTCAGGATGATCGCCGGCCTTGAGGACATTACCGGCGGCCGGCTGCTGATCGGCGATACGCTCGCCAACGGCCTTGCGCCCCGCGACCGCGACATCGCCATGGTTTTCCAGTCCTACGCGCTCTATCCGCATATGTCGGTGGCCGAGAATATCGGCTTCGGCCTGTCCGTGCGCGGCACCGACAAGGCGGAGATCGACCGCAAGGTGAAGGAGACCGCAAAGCTCCTCGAACTCGACGCCTATCTCCATCGCAAGCCCGGCCAGCTTTCCGGCGGCCAGCGGCAGCGCGTAGCGATGGGGCGGGCGCTGGTGCGCGCGCCGAAAGCCTTTTTGATGGACGAGCCCTTGAGCAATCTCGATGCGCGCCTGCGCGGCCAGATGCGCGCCGAAATCGCCCGCCTGCAGAAGCTGAGCGGCATCACCACGGTCTATGTCACGCATGACCAGATCGAGGCCATGACCATGGGCGACCGCGTCGCGGTCATGCGCGCCGGGGTGCTCCAACAGCTGGGAACGCCACGCTCGCTCTACGATACACCCGCCAATCTCTTTGTGGCCGGCTTCATCGGTACGCCGTCGATGAACTTCCTGAAAGCGAAGCTGGAGCGCGGTGACGGTGGTCTCGTCGCTGCCGCCGGCGGCTTCAGCCTGCCGGTGCCGGAGGCCGTCATCGCAGCCCGCCCGGCGCTTGCGCGCCATGTCGGCAAGGACATTGTTGTCGGGGTCCGCGCAGAAGCGCTGATTGCGTCGGACGCAGCCAATCCAGGCCACGGCCGCATCGGTGGCACGATCGCCTTCATCGAGGATTTCGGCGCGACGAAACTCGTGCATCTCGATATCGGCGGGGCCGGCAAGCTGGAAGAGGTGACGGCCGAAGAGGACGAAGTGTCCCTCTCCGGTCCACGCCTGCGCGCCTCAGTACCGGCCACGCACCCGCTGCGGCTTGGCGAAGCTCTCACCCTCTCCGTCAATCCGGCGGAACTCCATTTCTTCGACGCCGAGACCGAAAACGCGATCCGCGACTGA
- a CDS encoding multiple sugar transport system permease protein, producing the protein MVMTNTAMNLSSIADVRAPAGLSSISFATRRKFFLFAMALPAVAYVIALGVFPLVKGIWYSLYEYNLLKPARTHFVGLENYVNLLMDADFRGAIANTVIFTVFSVGIELVFGFIIALALWRDDRFNRVCLTLILIPVTITPLVVGLIFKGLLLADYGMIGYYLADWGITDPRGLFATPSTALATLIFIDIWEWTPLVALILLAGLKALPGDLLEAAAVDGATPLRTFRSITLPLMLPAVMLALTLRTIDAFRVFDSVFVTTGGGPGNSTNTLMVYAVKEGLSFFNIGKASAIANIALLCVAVIAACFIFMIRHFDKKANGR; encoded by the coding sequence ATGGTGATGACGAATACCGCGATGAACCTGTCCAGCATAGCCGATGTCAGAGCGCCTGCGGGCCTCTCCTCCATTTCCTTCGCCACACGGCGGAAATTCTTCCTGTTTGCCATGGCGCTGCCGGCGGTGGCTTACGTGATCGCGCTCGGCGTCTTCCCGCTGGTCAAGGGCATCTGGTACAGCCTCTACGAATACAATCTGCTGAAACCGGCGCGCACGCATTTCGTCGGCCTGGAAAATTACGTCAACCTGCTCATGGACGCCGATTTTCGCGGCGCGATCGCCAATACGGTGATCTTCACCGTCTTTTCCGTCGGCATCGAGCTTGTCTTCGGTTTCATCATTGCGCTGGCGCTGTGGCGGGACGACAGGTTCAACCGCGTCTGCCTGACGCTGATCCTCATTCCCGTCACCATCACGCCGCTGGTCGTCGGCCTGATCTTCAAGGGACTGCTGCTCGCCGACTATGGCATGATCGGCTACTATCTTGCCGATTGGGGCATCACCGACCCGCGCGGCCTCTTCGCAACGCCCTCCACCGCGCTGGCCACGCTGATCTTCATCGATATCTGGGAATGGACGCCGCTGGTCGCGCTCATCCTGCTCGCCGGCCTCAAGGCGCTGCCGGGCGATCTGCTGGAGGCCGCCGCCGTTGATGGCGCGACGCCGTTGCGCACCTTCCGCTCGATCACGCTTCCCCTCATGCTCCCGGCGGTCATGCTGGCGCTGACGCTGCGCACCATCGACGCCTTCCGCGTCTTCGACAGCGTGTTCGTCACCACCGGCGGAGGGCCCGGCAATTCCACCAACACGCTGATGGTCTATGCCGTGAAGGAGGGATTGAGCTTCTTCAACATCGGCAAAGCCTCGGCGATCGCGAATATCGCGCTGCTCTGCGTCGCGGTCATCGCCGCCTGCTTCATTTTCATGATCCGCCATTTCGACAAGAAGGCGAACGGCCGATGA
- a CDS encoding haloacid dehalogenase superfamily, subfamily IA, variant 3 with third motif having DD or ED — protein MIKAIAWDIDGTLIDSEPVHHKALMAVSARYGVHIAADDERFIGVAMSDVWTVLAPLYPASLDNRTWLVEIVEAYIDRVAELRPIPGAPETVLALAAAGIVQCAVSNSSRRIVEANLKAMGLDHVMSFAIAREDVIEGKPDPEPYRLACTRLGLDPSEVQAVEDSAVGAQSAKAAGMLVLRYGLDFKDFSAILDLVEERRLRA, from the coding sequence ATGATCAAGGCGATCGCCTGGGATATCGACGGGACGCTGATCGACAGCGAACCGGTGCATCACAAGGCGCTGATGGCCGTCTCGGCGCGCTATGGCGTCCACATTGCCGCCGATGACGAGCGCTTTATCGGCGTGGCAATGAGCGATGTCTGGACCGTACTCGCACCGCTTTATCCGGCGAGCCTCGACAACCGGACATGGCTTGTCGAGATCGTCGAGGCCTACATCGACCGGGTCGCCGAACTTCGGCCGATCCCCGGCGCGCCGGAAACCGTGCTGGCGCTGGCCGCCGCCGGGATCGTGCAATGCGCCGTCTCCAATTCCTCGCGCCGCATCGTTGAGGCCAATCTGAAGGCCATGGGGCTCGATCATGTGATGTCCTTTGCGATCGCCCGCGAAGACGTGATCGAGGGTAAGCCGGACCCGGAACCCTATCGCTTGGCCTGCACCCGTTTGGGACTCGATCCATCGGAAGTCCAGGCAGTGGAGGATAGTGCCGTCGGCGCCCAATCTGCCAAGGCTGCCGGCATGCTGGTTCTCCGCTATGGCTTGGATTTCAAAGACTTCTCGGCCATTCTTGATCTTGTTGAAGAGCGGAGGCTTCGCGCATGA
- a CDS encoding allophanate hydrolase has protein sequence MSEFHWPAETGSLDFHTLSEAYASGRLTPSTVVNAIYDRIAARGNDHVWIHLVPREDALKAAAELEKTGYDGRPLWGIPFSIKDCNDVIGLPTTNALKEGAYIADSTGQAVTRLFDNGAILIGKTNMDQFGIGLVGMRTPYGACSSVFNDDYISGGSSSGSAVSVAAGLSSFSIANDAAGSGRVPAGFNNIVGIKPTPGIVSNACVSGGGCVKTIETVSVFALTVEDGMAVMRVITGYDPSYPFSKPEADHVPLDVAPAPPKFRFGIPAGSALRFFGDAEAERLFQEAVERLDSMGGELVEVDFTPFEETQRILYEGPWISERALSLDKVLAQYGDAIHPVTKKILENGGQYSSLDTFRAIHRIAELKCATRPVWDKIDVLLVPTTPTIYRKSEILADPIALNARLGIYTNFVNLMGLCGVAVPNGFREDGLPSGVTFLAPGMDEAKAASIAAEFHRRVGVGLAKHFNPYPAYGAPKGIPTDHREIAVVGAHLSGMPLNHELTERGGVFRGKTRTSGDYRLYALAGTVPPKPGLVRDPKAEGSGIEVEIWSLPLAGFADFVERIPQPLGIGKITLQDGRQVSGFLCEAVALEGATDITAHAGWRNYLASTAA, from the coding sequence ATGTCCGAGTTCCATTGGCCGGCCGAGACCGGAAGCCTCGATTTTCACACGCTCAGCGAAGCCTATGCCTCCGGCAGGCTTACGCCCTCCACTGTCGTCAATGCGATCTACGATCGGATCGCGGCGCGCGGCAACGATCATGTCTGGATCCATCTTGTGCCGCGCGAGGACGCGCTGAAGGCCGCAGCGGAACTCGAAAAGACCGGTTATGACGGCCGGCCGCTCTGGGGCATTCCCTTCTCCATCAAGGACTGCAACGACGTCATCGGCCTGCCGACGACCAATGCCCTGAAGGAAGGCGCCTACATTGCCGACAGCACGGGGCAGGCCGTTACGCGGCTTTTCGACAATGGCGCGATCCTTATCGGCAAGACGAACATGGATCAGTTCGGCATCGGCCTTGTCGGTATGCGCACGCCCTATGGCGCCTGCTCGTCCGTCTTTAATGACGACTACATTTCCGGCGGCTCCAGTTCCGGTTCGGCCGTTTCGGTGGCGGCCGGGCTCTCCAGTTTCTCGATTGCCAATGATGCGGCCGGTTCGGGGCGCGTGCCGGCTGGCTTCAACAATATCGTCGGCATCAAGCCGACGCCGGGCATTGTCAGCAATGCCTGCGTCTCTGGCGGCGGCTGCGTCAAGACGATCGAGACCGTCTCGGTCTTTGCGCTCACCGTCGAGGACGGTATGGCCGTCATGCGCGTCATCACCGGCTACGATCCCTCCTATCCCTTCTCGAAGCCTGAAGCCGATCACGTTCCACTCGACGTTGCGCCAGCGCCGCCGAAGTTCCGGTTCGGCATCCCGGCGGGTTCCGCCCTTCGCTTCTTCGGCGATGCGGAGGCCGAACGCCTGTTTCAGGAAGCCGTGGAGCGGCTGGACAGCATGGGTGGCGAACTGGTCGAGGTCGACTTTACCCCCTTCGAGGAAACCCAGCGCATTCTCTATGAGGGGCCGTGGATTTCCGAGCGCGCGCTGAGCCTCGACAAGGTGCTCGCCCAATATGGCGACGCGATCCATCCTGTCACGAAGAAGATCCTCGAAAACGGCGGGCAATATTCTTCGCTCGACACGTTCCGCGCCATTCATCGGATCGCCGAACTGAAATGCGCCACGCGCCCCGTCTGGGACAAGATCGACGTTCTGCTGGTGCCGACCACGCCCACGATCTATCGCAAGAGCGAGATCCTTGCCGACCCGATCGCGCTGAATGCCAGGCTCGGCATCTACACCAATTTCGTCAACCTCATGGGGCTCTGCGGCGTGGCCGTGCCGAACGGATTCCGCGAGGACGGCCTGCCCTCGGGCGTGACCTTCCTCGCTCCGGGCATGGACGAGGCAAAGGCGGCCTCGATTGCGGCCGAGTTCCACCGCCGCGTGGGCGTGGGCCTTGCCAAGCACTTCAATCCCTATCCGGCCTATGGCGCGCCGAAGGGCATTCCCACCGATCACCGGGAGATCGCCGTTGTCGGCGCACATCTCTCCGGCATGCCGCTCAACCACGAACTGACCGAACGCGGCGGCGTCTTCCGTGGCAAGACCCGAACCTCGGGCGACTACCGGCTCTACGCGCTGGCCGGCACGGTTCCGCCCAAGCCCGGCCTTGTGCGCGATCCGAAGGCCGAGGGTTCGGGGATCGAGGTCGAGATCTGGTCGCTTCCGCTTGCCGGCTTTGCCGATTTCGTCGAGCGGATCCCGCAACCACTCGGCATCGGCAAGATCACGCTTCAGGACGGCCGCCAGGTCTCCGGCTTCCTCTGCGAAGCGGTTGCGCTGGAGGGGGCGACCGACATCACCGCGCATGCGGGCTGGCGGAACTATCTGGCCTCGACGGCGGCCTGA
- a CDS encoding xylulokinase, giving the protein MPVFIGIDIGTTSTIAVAMSETGAPLASASRPSRLSSPQPGFAEADPAQWWANTKDVVREMLAALPEGSALSGVSVTGMLPAVVLLDKDRNVLRPSIQQSDARCGAEVEAMKVALDEADYLSRTGQGLTQQLVAPKLQWLKAHEPEVYGRIAHVFGSYDFINMHLTGRLTVERNWALEAGFVDLADHRIADDLVALSGLSAGVLPSLVASHEVIGAVTAEAAKLTGLPEGLPVFGGAADHIASALAAGLTQAGDVLLKFGGAGDIIAITGKPEPDRRLFLDYHLVPGLYAPNGCMASSGSLLRWLAGLIGGAESDEVLKQLDQEAAAVPAGADGVRALPYFLGEKTPIHDPLARGTITGLSLGHTRGHIWRAVLEAIACGFRHHLDVLAETGRPATRLIASDGGSRSRIWMQIVADICGQPVHVLSDAFGSSIGAAWVAAAGSGLARWDDVAASVRIGAVLQPSPEGIAAGNQIYADYRDLYGSLKPFFARGDQS; this is encoded by the coding sequence ATGCCCGTGTTCATCGGCATCGATATCGGCACGACCTCGACGATTGCGGTGGCGATGTCCGAGACGGGCGCGCCGCTTGCCTCCGCCTCGCGCCCCTCCCGCCTGTCTTCGCCGCAGCCCGGCTTTGCCGAGGCCGATCCGGCGCAATGGTGGGCCAATACAAAAGACGTTGTTCGAGAAATGCTCGCGGCGCTTCCCGAAGGCAGTGCCCTTTCGGGCGTCAGCGTGACTGGCATGCTGCCGGCCGTTGTCCTCCTCGACAAGGATCGCAACGTGCTGCGCCCGAGCATCCAACAGAGCGATGCCCGCTGTGGCGCGGAGGTCGAGGCGATGAAGGTGGCGCTCGATGAAGCAGATTACCTTTCACGCACCGGACAGGGGCTCACGCAACAACTCGTTGCCCCCAAGCTGCAATGGCTGAAGGCGCATGAGCCGGAGGTCTATGGCCGGATCGCCCATGTCTTCGGCTCCTACGATTTCATCAACATGCACCTCACCGGCCGGCTCACCGTCGAGCGCAACTGGGCGCTGGAGGCAGGCTTCGTCGATCTCGCCGATCACCGGATTGCGGACGATCTCGTGGCGCTTTCCGGGCTTTCCGCCGGCGTCCTGCCCTCGCTGGTCGCCTCGCATGAGGTGATCGGGGCAGTCACCGCAGAAGCGGCAAAGCTGACGGGCCTGCCTGAAGGACTACCGGTTTTCGGCGGGGCGGCGGACCATATTGCCTCGGCGTTGGCGGCGGGCCTCACGCAGGCCGGCGATGTTCTCCTGAAATTCGGCGGCGCCGGCGACATCATCGCGATCACGGGAAAGCCGGAGCCGGATCGTCGACTCTTTCTCGATTACCATCTCGTGCCGGGCCTTTATGCGCCAAACGGCTGCATGGCCTCGTCCGGCTCGTTGCTGCGCTGGCTGGCCGGTCTGATCGGCGGGGCGGAGAGCGACGAGGTCCTGAAGCAGCTCGACCAGGAGGCCGCCGCCGTGCCGGCCGGCGCCGACGGCGTGCGCGCACTCCCCTATTTCCTCGGCGAGAAGACACCGATCCACGATCCGCTGGCCCGCGGCACGATCACGGGCCTCAGCCTCGGCCACACGCGCGGTCACATCTGGCGCGCCGTGCTGGAGGCCATTGCCTGCGGTTTCCGCCATCATCTCGATGTGCTGGCAGAGACCGGCCGTCCGGCAACGCGGCTGATCGCGTCGGATGGCGGCAGCCGCAGCCGCATCTGGATGCAGATCGTCGCCGATATCTGCGGCCAGCCGGTGCATGTTCTCTCCGACGCCTTCGGCTCCTCTATCGGTGCGGCCTGGGTTGCGGCCGCCGGCTCTGGCCTTGCCCGCTGGGACGATGTCGCAGCCTCCGTCAGGATCGGCGCAGTCCTTCAGCCCTCGCCCGAAGGCATCGCCGCCGGAAACCAGATCTATGCCGATTACCGCGATCTCTATGGATCGCTGAAACCCTTCTTCGCGCGCGGAGACCAATCATGA
- a CDS encoding transcriptional regulator, DeoR family: MSEAETLTMEKTKVLARTRHAFILDALAETGAVSVTEIAAQLGVSEMTVRRDLTELEKEGRLARTHGGAVSTELTASVDPGLSTMTSRLNEPTFQARLAKNALPKRLIAEAAAQVASGLRTVALDVGTTTFLLARLMAGQQHVKFFTNSVRNATQLGEGLAEVYLPGGRMRNDELSISNATAISQFEALWFDIAFVGVSGLTPDGIYDYSFDDTEMKRVYLRRATKKVVLCDASKFDCMSLVHIAPLSQFDLLITNAPPPPKLAAALEAAKVEVMIAGAS, encoded by the coding sequence ATGAGCGAAGCCGAAACGCTGACAATGGAGAAGACGAAGGTTCTGGCGCGCACGCGCCACGCCTTCATTCTGGATGCGTTGGCCGAAACGGGCGCTGTTTCCGTCACCGAAATCGCCGCGCAGCTCGGCGTTTCCGAAATGACCGTGCGCCGCGACCTGACCGAACTGGAAAAGGAAGGCCGGCTTGCCCGCACCCATGGCGGCGCGGTGAGCACGGAATTGACGGCCAGCGTCGATCCCGGCCTGTCTACGATGACCTCGCGCCTCAACGAGCCGACCTTCCAGGCCCGCCTTGCCAAGAATGCCTTGCCGAAGCGCCTGATTGCGGAAGCCGCGGCTCAGGTGGCCTCCGGGCTTCGCACCGTTGCGCTCGACGTCGGCACCACGACCTTTCTTCTCGCCCGCCTCATGGCCGGGCAGCAGCATGTGAAGTTCTTCACCAACAGCGTGCGCAACGCCACGCAGCTTGGCGAAGGTCTGGCGGAGGTCTATCTGCCGGGTGGCCGCATGCGCAACGACGAGTTGTCGATCTCCAACGCCACGGCGATTTCGCAGTTCGAGGCACTCTGGTTCGACATTGCCTTTGTCGGCGTCTCCGGGCTGACGCCCGATGGCATCTATGACTATTCCTTCGACGACACGGAAATGAAGCGCGTCTATCTGCGCCGCGCGACGAAGAAAGTCGTTCTCTGCGACGCCTCGAAATTCGATTGCATGTCGCTTGTCCATATCGCGCCGCTGTCGCAATTCGACCTCCTGATCACCAACGCGCCTCCGCCGCCGAAGCTGGCTGCTGCGCTGGAGGCGGCCAAGGTCGAGGTGATGATCGCCGGCGCATCCTGA